In Solanum pennellii chromosome 3, SPENNV200, a single window of DNA contains:
- the LOC107015038 gene encoding F-box/kelch-repeat protein At1g74510-like — translation MLEESYHVSRDLPCACEQASKWIYYAFQVIEHSKGKRPLEDVADTGLRKSSKLLDDQEKEEAMQCLHDLSLCQEEHSDKQQNSGTHSDSSSLIHQIGRDLSVNCMLHCSRSDYGSIASLNQSFRSLIQSGELYRLRRQMGIVEHWVYFSCNLLEWEAFDPIRSRWMHLPAMTSNECFMCSDKESLAVGTELLVFGKAIESHVIYKYSILTNSWSSGMKTNTPRCLFGSGSLGEIAIVAGGCDSRGNILSSAELYNSETGTWETLPSMNKPRKLCSGVFLDGKFHIIGGVGVGNSNVLTCGEVYDFKARSWTEVPDMFPARNRGAVANDAPAIAKAPPLLAVVKNELYAAYYAENEVWKYDKQRNLWITIGRLPEQATSMNGWGLAFRACGDQLIVIGGPRALNGRFIEINSWEPTEGAPNWNLLGRKHSGSFVYNCAVMGC, via the coding sequence ATGTTGGAGGAATCATATCATGTTTCAAGGGACTTGCCTTGTGCGTGCGAGCAAGCGAGCAAGTGGATATACTATGCTTTCCAAGTGATTGAACACTCAAAGGGAAAGCGTCCTTTGGAGGATGTAGCAGACACTGGTTTGAGAAAGTCATCCAAGCTGCTTGATGACCAAGAGAAGGAAGAAGCCATGCAGTGCCTTCACGATCTTTCGCTCTGTCAAGAAGAACACTCAGATAAGCAGCAGAATAGTGGCACTCACTCTGATTCAAGCTCTTTAATCCACCAAATTGGGCGAGACCTTTCAGTAAATTGCATGCTTCATTGCTCAAGGTCAGATTATGGGTCAATTGCTTCATTGAACCAGAGTTTTAGGTCTTTAATTCAGAGTGGAGAACTGTATAGGCTGAGGAGACAAATGGGTATTGTAGAACATTGGGTTTATTTCTCTTGCAACCTCCTTGAGTGGGAGGCCTTTGATCCCATTCGCTCTAGGTGGATGCATTTGCCGGCGATGACATCAAATGAATGCTTCATGTGTTCTGACAAGGAATCACTGGCAGTTGGTACTGAACTTCTTGTATTTGGAAAGGCAATAGAGTCTCATGTCATCTACAAATACAGCATCCTGACCAACTCATGGTCATCGGGTATGAAGACAAACACACCTAGGTGCCTTTTTGGCTCTGGAAGCCTCGGGGAAATTGCAATTGTAGCAGGCGGTTGTGACTCAAGGGGCAATATACTAAGCTCTGCTGAGCTTTATAATTCAGAAACAGGAACATGGGAGACTCTGCCAAGCATGAATAAACCAAGAAAATTGTGTTCTGGAGTATTCTTGGATGGGAAGTTCCATATAATTGGTGGGGTTGGTGTTGGCAATTCAAATGTACTTACTTGTGGTGAAGTGTATGATTTCAAAGCAAGGTCTTGGACGGAGGTACCTGATATGTTCCCAGCACGTAACAGAGGAGCTGTAGCCAATGATGCTCCTGCAATAGCTAAGGCACCTCCACTCTTAGCAGTTGTGAAGAATGAGTTATATGCTGCTTATTATGCTGAAAATGAAGTTTGGAAATATGATAAGCAAAGAAACTTATGGATTACTATAGGAAGATTGCCGGAACAGGCGACCTCTATGAATGGTTGGGGTCTAGCATTTAGGGCATGTGGAGATCAGCTCATAGTTATTGGAGGACCGAGGGCGTTAAATGGGCGATTCATTGAGATTAATTCTTGGGAACCTACAGAAGGTGCACCAAATTGGAATTTGTTAGGGAGAAAACATTCAGGAAGTTTTGTTTATAATTGTGCAGTGATGGGTTGCTAA